One segment of Mycolicibacterium sp. YH-1 DNA contains the following:
- a CDS encoding adenylate/guanylate cyclase domain-containing protein: MTTGARPIGRITAFVRWVARTPWPVFTLGMLQADIIGALLVLGFLRFGLPPEDRVQLQDLPVFNLAVFLIYLFVSFGVGAYLTLRMLLPVIRWQRNDTLLSSSDPAITELARARALKMPYYRSLINVTNWLLGSIVFIVASWPVASKSAPVVAVATALGATATAIIGYLQSERVLRPVAVAALRGGVPANFRAPGVIQRQVLTWVLSTGVPILAIVLAVVASKFEILTAPADRLTTPILLLAIAGLVIGLSGTVLVAMSIADPLRQLRWALGEVQRGNYNAHMQIYDASELGLLQAGFNDMVRDLAERQRLRDLFGRYVGEDVARRALERGTELGGQERDVAVLFVDLVGSTQLASTVPASEVVSLLNDFFRVIVDTVNRHGGFVNKFQGDAALAIFGAPIEHPDASGAALAASREVHDELVAVLGQTEFGIGVSSGRAIAGHIGAQARFEYTVIGDPVNEAARLTELAKLEEGHVLASAIAVSGAVDAEALCWEVGEIVELRGRVAPTQLARPTNLFSPPPISHDAEAEAPQPEPTPSDA, translated from the coding sequence ATGACCACAGGGGCCAGACCGATCGGGCGAATCACCGCATTCGTCCGGTGGGTGGCGCGTACCCCGTGGCCGGTGTTCACCCTCGGCATGCTGCAGGCCGACATCATCGGCGCGCTGCTGGTCCTGGGTTTCCTGCGGTTTGGCCTGCCGCCGGAGGACCGCGTCCAGCTGCAGGACCTGCCGGTGTTCAACCTGGCGGTCTTCCTGATCTATCTCTTCGTGTCGTTCGGCGTGGGCGCCTATCTGACCCTGCGCATGCTGCTGCCGGTGATCCGCTGGCAGCGCAACGACACCCTGCTGAGTAGCTCAGACCCCGCGATCACCGAACTCGCCCGTGCACGCGCGCTGAAGATGCCGTACTACCGGTCCCTGATCAACGTGACGAACTGGCTGCTGGGCTCCATCGTCTTCATCGTCGCGAGCTGGCCGGTGGCCAGCAAGTCCGCTCCCGTCGTGGCCGTCGCCACGGCGCTGGGTGCCACGGCGACCGCCATCATCGGCTACCTGCAGTCGGAGCGGGTGTTGCGGCCCGTGGCCGTGGCCGCGCTGCGCGGTGGTGTGCCTGCCAACTTCCGGGCGCCCGGCGTCATTCAGCGGCAGGTCCTGACCTGGGTGCTGTCGACCGGCGTGCCGATCCTCGCGATCGTGCTGGCAGTCGTGGCAAGCAAGTTCGAGATCCTCACCGCACCCGCCGATCGGCTGACCACACCGATCCTGCTGCTGGCCATTGCCGGGCTCGTCATCGGCCTGTCCGGGACGGTGCTGGTCGCGATGTCCATCGCCGACCCACTGCGCCAGTTGCGGTGGGCGCTCGGCGAAGTGCAGCGCGGCAACTACAACGCGCACATGCAGATCTACGACGCCAGCGAACTGGGCCTGTTGCAGGCCGGGTTCAACGACATGGTCCGTGACCTCGCCGAACGACAACGCCTACGAGACCTGTTCGGTCGCTACGTCGGCGAGGACGTGGCCCGTCGCGCACTGGAACGCGGCACCGAGCTCGGCGGTCAGGAACGCGATGTCGCCGTCCTGTTCGTCGACCTGGTGGGCTCGACGCAGCTCGCCTCCACGGTGCCCGCCTCGGAGGTCGTGAGCCTGCTCAACGACTTCTTCCGCGTCATCGTCGACACCGTGAACCGCCACGGCGGGTTCGTCAACAAGTTCCAGGGCGACGCGGCGCTGGCAATATTCGGCGCGCCCATCGAACATCCCGATGCCTCGGGCGCCGCGCTGGCGGCATCCCGCGAGGTGCACGACGAACTGGTGGCGGTGCTGGGCCAGACCGAGTTCGGTATCGGCGTCTCCTCCGGCCGCGCCATCGCCGGCCACATCGGCGCGCAGGCCCGCTTCGAGTACACGGTGATCGGTGACCCGGTTAACGAGGCCGCCCGCCTCACCGAGCTGGCCAAACTCGAGGAGGGCCACGTGCTGGCCTCGGCCATCGCCGTCAGCGGTGCCGTGGATGCCGAGGCGCTGTGCTGGGAGGTCGGCGAGATCGTTGAACTGCGCGGCCGCGTCGCACCGACGCAGCTGGCCCGCCCGACGAACCTGTTCTCGCCACCGCCGATAAGCCATGACGCGGAGGCCGAAGCCCCCCAGCCGGAGCCGACGCCGTCAGACGCCTAA
- a CDS encoding TetR/AcrR family transcriptional regulator, giving the protein MARTQQQRREETVARLLDACIDTIVEVGYARASAAVIAKRAKVSDGALFRHFPTMGDFMAATAHEVMRRQLDAFTKRVAEIPADQPALDASLIVLRDVTGNATNAVMYELLVAARTDERLRATLQVVLAEYAANIYDVAKSLPGADRFPPDVLAVVVATLTNAFDGAAIVRGVLPQPELEDGRIALLSALLNGTLPS; this is encoded by the coding sequence ATGGCCAGAACTCAGCAGCAGCGCCGCGAGGAGACCGTTGCGCGCCTTCTCGACGCCTGCATCGACACCATCGTCGAGGTCGGCTACGCGCGGGCATCGGCCGCGGTGATCGCCAAGCGCGCCAAGGTGTCCGACGGCGCGCTGTTCCGGCACTTCCCCACGATGGGTGACTTCATGGCCGCCACGGCTCACGAGGTCATGCGGCGCCAACTCGACGCGTTCACCAAGCGTGTCGCCGAGATCCCCGCCGACCAACCGGCCCTCGATGCCTCTCTGATAGTCCTGCGCGACGTCACCGGCAACGCGACGAACGCCGTGATGTACGAGCTGCTCGTCGCCGCGCGCACCGACGAGAGGCTCAGGGCGACGCTGCAGGTGGTCCTCGCCGAGTACGCCGCGAACATCTACGACGTCGCGAAGTCGCTGCCCGGCGCCGACCGATTCCCGCCGGACGTGCTGGCGGTAGTCGTCGCCACCCTGACGAACGCGTTCGACGGTGCCGCGATCGTGCGCGGCGTGCTCCCACAACCCGAACTCGAGGACGGCCGCATCGCGCTGCTGTCGGCACTGCTCAACGGCACACTGCCGAGCTAG
- a CDS encoding M1 family metallopeptidase → MTRFKKALKASPPVIDPYLPGNGNFGYRVSRYELDIEYKVNINRLSGAATITATTLASLKTFTLDLADTLSVSKVSVNGRRPASFHTSRGKLQITLASALPAGAAMAVVVRYGGTPRPIRTLWGEVGFEELSSGALVAGQPNGAASWFPCDDHPSSKASYRIAITTENPYHAVANGKLVSRRTRAAMTTWTYEQAEPTSTYLVTLQIGEYEEHRVTKTPVPMSVVLPERLRANFDHDFGRQPQMMKLFVKLFGPYPLSSGYTVVITDDDLEIPLEAQGISIFGANHCDGTRRAERLVAHEMAHQWFGNSVTARRWRDIWLHEGFACYAEWLWSEESGDRTADERARYYYQKLASSRQDLLLADPGPRDMFDDRVYKRGAVTLHVLRRTIGDENFFDLLREWTTRYRHSTAVTDDFTGLAANYSDESLRPLWQAWLYSTALPDL, encoded by the coding sequence GTGACCCGGTTCAAGAAGGCGCTCAAGGCATCTCCCCCGGTGATCGACCCCTACCTGCCCGGAAACGGGAACTTTGGCTACCGGGTGTCGCGGTACGAGCTCGACATCGAGTACAAGGTCAACATCAACCGGCTGTCGGGTGCCGCCACCATCACGGCGACGACCCTGGCGTCGCTCAAGACGTTCACCCTGGACCTCGCCGACACGCTGTCGGTGTCCAAGGTGTCGGTCAACGGGCGCAGGCCCGCGTCGTTTCACACCTCACGCGGAAAGCTTCAGATCACCTTGGCCTCCGCGCTACCCGCGGGTGCCGCGATGGCCGTGGTGGTGCGCTACGGCGGAACCCCCCGGCCCATCCGAACCCTGTGGGGCGAAGTCGGATTCGAGGAGTTGTCCAGCGGGGCGCTGGTGGCGGGCCAGCCCAACGGGGCGGCATCGTGGTTCCCGTGTGATGACCACCCGAGCAGCAAGGCGAGCTACCGCATCGCGATCACCACCGAGAATCCCTACCACGCGGTGGCCAACGGCAAGCTGGTGTCGCGTCGCACCCGCGCGGCGATGACGACGTGGACCTACGAGCAGGCCGAACCCACCTCCACCTACCTCGTCACGCTGCAGATCGGCGAGTACGAGGAGCACCGGGTCACCAAGACGCCGGTGCCGATGAGCGTCGTGCTGCCGGAGCGTCTGCGCGCCAACTTCGACCATGACTTCGGGCGTCAGCCGCAGATGATGAAGCTCTTCGTCAAGCTCTTCGGCCCGTATCCCCTCTCGAGCGGCTACACCGTGGTGATCACCGACGATGACTTGGAGATTCCCCTTGAGGCACAGGGAATCTCGATATTCGGCGCCAACCACTGCGACGGTACGCGCCGCGCCGAGCGACTCGTCGCCCACGAGATGGCGCATCAGTGGTTCGGCAATTCGGTGACGGCGCGACGCTGGCGCGACATCTGGTTGCACGAGGGTTTCGCCTGCTACGCCGAGTGGTTGTGGTCGGAGGAGTCCGGTGACCGCACCGCCGACGAGCGCGCCCGGTACTACTATCAGAAGCTCGCGTCCTCACGTCAGGACCTGCTTCTGGCCGACCCCGGCCCACGCGACATGTTCGACGACCGGGTGTACAAGCGGGGCGCGGTGACGCTGCACGTGTTGCGCCGCACCATCGGTGACGAGAACTTCTTCGACCTGCTCCGGGAGTGGACCACCCGGTACCGTCACTCGACCGCCGTGACTGACGACTTCACCGGTCTGGCCGCCAATTACTCCGACGAGTCGCTGCGCCCGCTGTGGCAGGCCTGGCTGTACTCCACCGCGCTACCGGACCTGTGA
- a CDS encoding DNA polymerase III subunit delta' — protein sequence MSGVFSRLVGQDAVEAELVGAAVAARGDSAHRADMPTSSGTMTHAWLITGPPGSGRSIAALCFAAALQCTSDGTPGCGECRACTTTMAGTHGDVRRIIPEGLSIGVGEMRDIVQIASRRPGTGRWQVVLVEDADRLTEGAANALLKVVEEPPPSTVFLLCAPSVDPEDIAITLKSRCRHVALVTPRLEAIAQVLMDTDGLPEADAMWAASVSGGHVGRARRLATDDEARRRRERALGLARDAATPSRAYASAEELVVTAEDEAKALTGERNEVETEELRTALGAGGTGKGAAGALRGSAGALKDLEKRQKSRQTRASRDALDRALIDLATYFRDALVVSAGAGTVQANHPDMAEKVGAMAAHVPADRLLRCIEAVLECREALAINVKPKFAVDAMVATVGQALRG from the coding sequence ATGAGCGGTGTTTTCTCGCGTCTGGTTGGCCAGGACGCGGTCGAGGCGGAGTTGGTGGGTGCCGCCGTCGCCGCGCGCGGTGATTCGGCTCACAGGGCGGACATGCCGACCTCGAGCGGCACCATGACCCACGCCTGGCTGATCACGGGTCCGCCCGGGTCGGGCCGCTCGATCGCCGCACTGTGCTTCGCCGCTGCCCTGCAGTGCACGTCGGATGGCACCCCGGGGTGTGGTGAGTGCCGCGCGTGCACGACCACCATGGCGGGCACCCACGGTGACGTTCGCCGGATCATTCCCGAGGGGCTGTCGATCGGCGTCGGGGAGATGCGCGACATCGTTCAGATAGCGTCGCGGCGCCCAGGCACTGGCCGGTGGCAGGTCGTGCTCGTCGAGGATGCCGACCGACTGACCGAGGGTGCGGCGAATGCGCTGCTCAAGGTGGTTGAGGAACCGCCGCCGTCCACGGTGTTCCTGCTGTGCGCACCGTCGGTGGACCCCGAGGACATCGCGATCACGCTCAAGTCCAGGTGCAGGCACGTGGCCCTGGTGACGCCGCGGCTCGAGGCGATCGCCCAGGTGTTGATGGACACCGACGGATTGCCCGAGGCCGACGCCATGTGGGCGGCCTCGGTCAGCGGCGGCCACGTCGGTCGGGCTCGCCGCCTGGCCACCGACGACGAGGCCCGGCGCCGCCGCGAACGCGCTCTGGGACTGGCACGTGATGCGGCCACGCCGTCGCGGGCCTACGCATCGGCCGAGGAGTTGGTGGTCACCGCCGAGGATGAGGCCAAGGCACTGACCGGTGAGCGCAATGAGGTGGAGACCGAGGAACTGCGCACGGCGCTCGGTGCGGGCGGCACCGGCAAGGGTGCCGCCGGCGCGTTGCGCGGCTCGGCGGGTGCGCTCAAGGACCTGGAAAAGAGACAGAAGTCACGTCAGACGAGGGCGTCCCGCGACGCTCTTGACCGCGCTTTGATCGATCTGGCGACGTATTTCCGCGACGCGTTGGTGGTGTCGGCCGGGGCCGGGACGGTGCAGGCCAATCACCCTGACATGGCCGAGAAGGTGGGGGCCATGGCGGCGCACGTGCCCGCCGACCGGCTGCTGCGCTGTATCGAGGCGGTGCTGGAGTGCCGGGAGGCGCTGGCGATCAACGTCAAGCCGAAGTTCGCCGTGGATGCGATGGTCGCGACCGTCGGGCAGGCCCTGCGCGGGTGA
- a CDS encoding NAD-dependent epimerase/dehydratase family protein has translation MRTLVTGAAGFIGSTLVDRLLADGHSVVGVDDLSSGRSTNITTAEQSDVFEFAKADIVDADLIALLADVKPEVVFHLAAQISVTHSVDDPQRDSSVNVVGTVRLAEAARRAGVRKVVHTSSGGSIYGIPPSYPTTEDMPVDPSSPYAASKVCGEVYLNMFRNLYGLDCSHIAPANVYGPRQDPHGEAGVVAIFAQALLAGRATKIFGDGTDTRDYVFVEDVVDAFVRAGGEAGGGQRFNVGTGVETSTRQLHTAIAAAAGKPDEPELHPPRLGDLKRSRLDASRAHDVLGWAPQVTLADGVRRTVDYFREE, from the coding sequence GTGCGGACACTAGTCACCGGCGCGGCCGGTTTCATTGGATCGACGCTGGTAGACCGCTTGCTTGCCGACGGGCACAGCGTGGTCGGCGTCGATGACCTCAGCTCGGGTCGCAGTACCAACATCACGACGGCCGAACAGAGCGACGTGTTCGAGTTCGCCAAGGCCGACATCGTCGATGCCGACCTCATCGCGCTGCTGGCCGACGTCAAGCCCGAGGTGGTCTTCCATCTCGCCGCGCAGATCTCGGTCACGCACTCCGTTGACGACCCGCAGCGCGACTCCAGCGTCAACGTCGTCGGCACGGTCCGGCTGGCCGAGGCCGCCCGCCGGGCGGGTGTGCGCAAGGTGGTGCACACGTCGTCGGGCGGGTCGATCTACGGCATCCCGCCGTCCTACCCGACCACCGAGGACATGCCCGTCGACCCGTCCTCGCCGTACGCGGCGAGCAAGGTGTGCGGCGAGGTCTACCTCAATATGTTCCGCAACCTCTACGGGCTGGACTGCTCGCATATCGCGCCTGCCAACGTCTACGGCCCGCGCCAGGATCCGCACGGCGAGGCCGGTGTTGTCGCGATCTTCGCCCAGGCGCTGCTGGCGGGCCGGGCCACCAAGATCTTCGGCGACGGCACGGACACGCGTGACTACGTGTTCGTCGAGGACGTCGTCGACGCTTTCGTGCGGGCCGGCGGCGAGGCCGGGGGTGGCCAGCGGTTCAACGTCGGCACCGGGGTGGAGACCTCGACCCGGCAGCTGCACACGGCGATCGCCGCGGCGGCGGGTAAACCCGACGAGCCCGAGTTGCACCCGCCCCGGCTCGGCGACCTGAAGCGCTCGCGGCTGGACGCCTCCCGGGCCCACGACGTGCTGGGATGGGCTCCGCAGGTCACTCTGGCCGACGGCGTGCGCCGGACGGTCGACTACTTCCGCGAGGAATGA
- a CDS encoding glycosyltransferase family 2 protein codes for MGIDSPYRDVWIVVPAFNEASVISDVIADVRTVFPNVVCVDDGSRDDTGERALRAGAHLVRHPVNLGQGAAIQTGVEYARARPGAAVFVTFDADGQHRVKDVIRMIDRLVAENLDIVIGTRFGGSVPARMPALRRMLFPLIAKLSPASRKLGLTDAHNGLRVFNRTVAESLNITMSGMSHASEIIALIVENGWRVAEEPVEIIYTDYSMSKGQPLVNGVNIVFDGLLRGRMRR; via the coding sequence ATCGGCATCGACAGCCCGTACCGCGACGTGTGGATCGTCGTCCCAGCCTTCAACGAGGCGAGCGTCATCAGCGACGTCATCGCCGACGTTCGCACCGTATTTCCCAATGTGGTCTGCGTCGATGACGGCAGCCGCGACGACACCGGCGAGCGAGCGCTGCGCGCCGGGGCACACCTGGTGCGCCACCCGGTCAACCTGGGCCAGGGCGCGGCCATCCAGACCGGCGTCGAGTACGCCCGCGCCCGGCCCGGCGCAGCGGTGTTCGTGACGTTCGACGCCGACGGTCAGCACCGCGTGAAGGACGTCATCCGGATGATCGACCGTCTTGTCGCCGAGAACCTCGACATCGTCATCGGCACCCGCTTCGGCGGCAGTGTGCCCGCGCGCATGCCCGCGCTGCGGCGGATGCTGTTCCCTCTCATCGCCAAGCTCAGCCCGGCCAGCCGCAAGCTGGGGCTGACCGATGCGCACAACGGTCTGCGGGTTTTCAACAGGACCGTCGCCGAATCGCTCAACATCACCATGAGCGGGATGAGCCACGCCAGCGAGATCATTGCGCTGATAGTCGAGAACGGTTGGCGGGTGGCCGAGGAACCCGTCGAGATCATCTACACCGACTACTCGATGTCGAAGGGGCAGCCGTTGGTCAACGGCGTCAACATCGTCTTCGACGGACTGCTGCGCGGAAGGATGCGTCGATGA
- a CDS encoding DUF2304 domain-containing protein produces MNWIQVLLIAAIITLLVYLLRSRRSAQARAWVKVGYVLFVVAAVYAIVRPDDTTVLANWLGVDRGSDLLGYALIVAFLFTTLSTYMRFKDLELKYAQLARAVALDGARAPEDA; encoded by the coding sequence ATGAACTGGATCCAGGTCCTGCTGATCGCGGCCATCATCACGCTGCTGGTGTACCTGCTGCGGTCACGGCGCAGCGCGCAGGCCCGGGCGTGGGTGAAGGTGGGCTACGTCCTGTTCGTGGTGGCCGCGGTATACGCCATCGTGCGACCCGACGACACGACCGTGCTGGCCAACTGGCTCGGCGTCGACCGCGGGTCCGACCTGCTCGGATACGCGCTGATCGTGGCGTTCCTGTTCACCACCCTCAGCACCTACATGCGCTTCAAGGACCTCGAACTGAAGTACGCGCAGTTGGCACGGGCCGTCGCACTCGACGGTGCGCGTGCACCCGAGGACGCCTAG
- a CDS encoding carboxymuconolactone decarboxylase family protein encodes MTNLRDEGLRVFRELLPGSIPDDDGDVDFSSGFAPELMDIGVESVFGRLWARDGISRRDRSLVTLGILMALRANDELHAHFRIARTNGLTDDELAEIIYHASGYAGFPAAATAAKIAEAALAEDV; translated from the coding sequence ATGACTAACTTACGCGATGAGGGCCTTCGGGTCTTCCGCGAGCTGCTGCCAGGCTCCATCCCGGACGACGACGGTGACGTCGACTTCAGCAGCGGCTTCGCGCCCGAACTGATGGACATCGGCGTCGAGAGCGTGTTCGGCAGGCTCTGGGCCCGTGACGGCATCAGCCGACGCGACCGCAGCCTCGTCACGCTCGGCATCCTGATGGCGCTGCGGGCCAACGACGAGCTGCACGCCCACTTCAGGATCGCCCGCACCAACGGTCTCACCGACGACGAGCTGGCCGAGATCATCTACCACGCCAGTGGCTATGCGGGCTTCCCGGCGGCCGCCACCGCGGCGAAGATCGCCGAAGCAGCGCTCGCCGAGGACGTGTGA
- a CDS encoding amidohydrolase family protein, with product MTFDVIIRNGLWFDGTGRAPATRTLGIRDGIVAAVSAGPLDEAGCPDVIDADGKWVLPGFIDVHTHYDAEVLLDPGLRESVRHGVTTVLLGNCSLSTVYASSEDAADLFSRVEAVPRQYVLGALEAKKCWTTPAEYVAALDELPLGPNVASMLGHSDLRTAVLGLDRATTDDVRPTDAELDRMATMLEKALDAGLLGMSGMDAAIDKLDGDRYRSRALPSTFATWRERRRLIAVLRKRGRILQSAPNVKSPISALLFFLSSSRMLGRRSGVRMSLLVSADAKSAPAAVHVFGPGTRLLNKLLGSSVRFQHLPVPFELYSDGIDLPVFEEFGAGTAALHLRDQLERNELLADTEYRRRFRRSFDRKKLGPSLWHRDFHDAVIVECPDESLIGKSFGQIADERGLHPLDAFLDVLVENGERNVRWTTIVANHRPKHLDRLAAEPSIHMGFSDAGAHLRNMAFYNYALRLLKRTRDADRAGRPFLTIEHAVHRLTAEVADWFGVPAGTLREGDRADFVVVDPAGLDASVDAYHESEVPFYGGLSRMVNRNDAAVVATGVNGSVVFRNGEFVEGYARGAGSGHFLRAGVAQPRRARTTL from the coding sequence ATGACGTTCGACGTCATCATTCGCAACGGCCTGTGGTTCGACGGCACCGGTCGCGCGCCCGCGACCAGGACGCTCGGCATCCGTGACGGCATCGTCGCCGCGGTGTCTGCCGGACCGCTCGACGAGGCCGGGTGTCCCGACGTCATCGACGCCGACGGCAAGTGGGTGCTCCCCGGTTTCATCGACGTGCACACCCACTACGACGCCGAGGTCCTGCTCGACCCGGGTCTGCGCGAATCGGTGCGCCACGGCGTCACCACCGTGCTGCTCGGCAACTGCTCGCTGTCGACGGTGTACGCCTCGTCTGAGGATGCCGCCGATCTGTTCAGCCGTGTCGAGGCGGTGCCCCGCCAGTACGTGCTCGGCGCGCTCGAGGCCAAGAAGTGCTGGACCACACCCGCCGAGTACGTGGCGGCACTCGATGAGCTGCCACTGGGCCCAAACGTCGCCTCGATGCTGGGCCACTCGGACCTGCGCACCGCGGTGCTTGGCCTCGACCGTGCCACCACCGACGACGTGCGGCCGACCGACGCCGAACTGGACCGGATGGCGACAATGCTCGAAAAGGCGCTCGACGCAGGCCTTCTCGGTATGTCCGGGATGGACGCGGCGATCGACAAGCTCGACGGGGATCGGTACCGGTCCCGCGCGCTGCCGTCCACTTTCGCGACATGGCGCGAGCGGCGCAGGCTCATCGCCGTCCTGCGCAAACGAGGCAGAATCCTGCAGAGCGCGCCGAATGTGAAGAGCCCGATCTCCGCGCTGCTGTTCTTCCTGTCCAGCAGTCGCATGCTCGGCCGACGGTCGGGTGTGCGCATGAGCCTGCTGGTGTCGGCCGACGCCAAGTCCGCGCCCGCGGCCGTGCACGTATTCGGGCCCGGCACCCGGCTCCTCAACAAGCTGCTCGGCTCGTCCGTGCGCTTCCAGCACCTGCCCGTACCGTTCGAGTTGTACTCCGACGGAATCGATCTGCCCGTCTTCGAGGAGTTCGGCGCGGGGACTGCCGCACTGCACCTGCGTGACCAGTTGGAGCGCAACGAGCTTCTCGCCGACACCGAGTATCGGCGTCGGTTCCGTCGCTCCTTCGACCGCAAGAAGCTCGGACCGAGCCTGTGGCACAGGGACTTCCACGACGCGGTCATCGTGGAGTGCCCCGACGAGTCGCTTATCGGCAAGAGCTTCGGGCAGATCGCCGACGAGCGCGGTCTGCACCCGTTGGACGCGTTCCTCGACGTCCTGGTCGAGAACGGCGAGCGCAACGTCCGCTGGACGACCATCGTGGCGAACCATCGACCGAAGCACCTCGATCGACTCGCCGCCGAACCGTCCATCCACATGGGCTTCTCGGACGCCGGTGCGCACCTGCGCAATATGGCGTTCTACAACTACGCGCTGCGGCTGCTCAAGCGCACCCGTGACGCCGACCGGGCCGGCAGGCCGTTCCTGACCATCGAGCACGCGGTGCACCGGCTCACCGCCGAGGTCGCCGACTGGTTCGGCGTTCCGGCGGGCACCCTGCGCGAGGGCGACCGCGCCGACTTCGTGGTCGTCGACCCTGCGGGTCTCGATGCCTCGGTCGACGCCTACCACGAGTCGGAAGTTCCCTTCTACGGCGGACTCTCGCGGATGGTCAACCGAAACGACGCCGCCGTGGTCGCGACGGGAGTCAACGGCTCGGTCGTGTTCCGCAACGGCGAGTTCGTCGAGGGCTACGCCCGCGGCGCCGGGTCAGGCCACTTCCTGCGGGCGGGTGTCGCTCAGCCGAGGCGCGCGAGAACGACACTCTGA